ACCTCCATTTCTCTCATGATCCTCTCAACCTCACCCACCTTACCAATCTTAGACCATCCCCCAGCAACAACGTTGTATGTTCCAACATCAAAACACACCTTTCCCTTCATCGAATTCAACACAGAATTGGCAGCACCAACATGAGACCGATGACACAGACACGACAAAAGCACGTTCAAAGCCTCGGTGTCACGCCGAACCCCAAGATCATCCAAGTTCCCGAAGATCTGAATTGCCCTAGACACATGACCAGCCCTAACAAAACTATCAATAACAATAGACAACAACAACAAATCCCCATTAATACCACATTTCCTCATGTCACATAACACACCCATCATAAACACAAAAAACTTTCTTCTTCCTAGTGCCTTAACAATCACATGGTAACTACCAACTTCATTGGGTATCCCTGGTAGTTTTACTGCCCAGTTGAAAAACGTGACCATGAATTCACCACTGAGGTTTCCATTGTTGAGTACTTTACCAAGAATGTTAACGTCGACGTCAGCACCAACGTTCGACAAAGCGGTTTCGATTGCGGCCTTGCCCTTTAGTTTCTGGAGGAAGACTCCGCGCAGTTTGTCTTCTGGAGGCAAAAACGCGTCCACAGATTTCGCGTCCAGGTGCGACGGTTTGAGGGGTTCTGAAACGGTGTTTTGGGATTTAGAAGTGGGAATGGGAAAAAGGTGGGAGATTTGGTCGTGAATGAGGCGTTCGTCGATGTGGGGATGGTGGTGGTGAGGAGAACATGGCGGCGCGTGGAGAGATGAGAGTGGAGAACAGGGCGTGGAGGCAAGAGGGTGGTGATGCGGTTTGGTGAAACGCGCGAGGAAGTGGAAAGATCGAAACGACATCGTTGACCCACATCAATGTTTGTTAGTGAACAGTTTAGTGTAGTGAATACTAATGAAAGTATCTATAGTACAATGTTTACATGATGAATTTAACTACCACTGTTAATTTTGATAACCTGACAACTTATATGTTATATCACCTTCcactcatttttttaatttaatttagattGATTTTGTGGTTTTCTTGTATAATTTCTTATTAATATATGTGTCTGATTTTATTCTTGACTTAAACTTCTATGTTGACAAATAGTTTTATTATCTATctgattataattaaatatttattcttttcaACCTTgtgtataatattaaattatttgttaatatgtattaaaaaaattcttattatcaaataaattatagtATAAATGTATAAGAAggatttatgattttataacaaagaaaaataaagcacGATTATCTTGTATTTACATATTGTGTCATATGCTTGAAATTCACATTGAAGAAACATTTACAAGACTCCAACAATCAAATGAATGAGAGCATATAATTATGAAGACTCTGATGATCAAGTGAGTGATAACATATAATTATGAAGATTCCAAGAATCAAGTGAGTGAGAGTATATAATTATGAagactccgacgatcaagtgaGTGAGCATATAAGTATGAATATATTGAGTAGTTGGAATGAAACCTCCCTTTATTTAGGGTCTTGAGACCTTTTTATAGTACTTGTAGATCCTTCATTTAGGAATtaacaatcatatatatatatatatatatatatatatatatccacaTTATTTTAGGGATGTTGGCAAAgtatatctttatttattttcatatcaaatttagaataaatatttgTGCATAactaattcaattatttatttcagttgttttaatatatttcactAGCCATTTGGGTCGACTTCAAAACAAATTATTGAGAGTCTATTATTGTTTTGGACTGAGTTAAGTATTTATTCTCTCGAACCAGAACAATATACCTGAGTGGTCAGATCCCGAACACCCGAACAATACAAATACTAATAAACTTCCTGCACACATAtgtacatttatattttttttaagttttttattttattttaatatttttgtatttttctccCAAAAACTAATTCATAAACATATGGTGGTATTCTTTTGTGACAAATTTATAGAGCAcatcacattttttttacactAACCTCTCTAGTATACTGgagaaacaataaataatataatttaaataattaattccaGTTTAATTTGGATAGATAGCAAAATGTgaaattacaaattaaaataaattgctcaaattaaaaaaaaattgtgaatttttattcttattttaaggtaagaaaaataataataatttttaatttaccaGAAGAGTGGCATAGTTGAGGTTTTGGTTCCAAGGTTCACGCAAATATATAAAGTGTGATCCCACTGATAATTTTGATAACATGACAAGTTATATGTTATATCATCTttcactaatttttt
The sequence above is a segment of the Phaseolus vulgaris cultivar G19833 chromosome 2, P. vulgaris v2.0, whole genome shotgun sequence genome. Coding sequences within it:
- the LOC137811465 gene encoding putative pentatricopeptide repeat-containing protein At5g43820 codes for the protein MSFRSFHFLARFTKPHHHPLASTPCSPLSSLHAPPCSPHHHHPHIDERLIHDQISHLFPIPTSKSQNTVSEPLKPSHLDAKSVDAFLPPEDKLRGVFLQKLKGKAAIETALSNVGADVDVNILGKVLNNGNLSGEFMVTFFNWAVKLPGIPNEVGSYHVIVKALGRRKFFVFMMGVLCDMRKCGINGDLLLLSIVIDSFVRAGHVSRAIQIFGNLDDLGVRRDTEALNVLLSCLCHRSHVGAANSVLNSMKGKVCFDVGTYNVVAGGWSKIGKVGEVERIMREMEVDGVGHDCRTFGFLMESLGRVGRMDEAVEVFCGMREKNCQPDTAAYNAMIFNFVSVGDFEECIKYYKKMLSDNCEPDLDTFVRIITGFLRVRKVADALQMFDEMLRRGVVPSIGIITTFIKRLCSYGPPYAALVIYKKARKLGCMISMEAYKILLMRLSEVGKCGTLLSIWEEMQECGYSSDLEVYEYIISGLCNVGQLENAVLVMEEALHKGFCPSRLVYSKLSNRLLATEKTERAYKLFLKIKHARSLENARNYWRSNGWHF